The following are encoded in a window of Flavobacteriales bacterium genomic DNA:
- a CDS encoding PKD domain-containing protein: MLSTTGTTSGATSSATIGCTGQNHPDVWYRVDSGDATLVSVWLGEAGAVDLGLQVWDGCGGNVVYCADGLLHTFATSTNTTYWLQVYSMTTHGGFTICVSKVDQVTYYSQASGFVSDPIWDVVPAGSPGPATFTPTATMVVQAGHAVMLDGGVDVDDLAVNPGGTLELEVNSTFTVHGDQVQLDGSVTAEADSRLALIGAAANMHGLAAQTLWDLHIGTPGGTTLNSPLRIQGTLRLEENAVIHAGAGLLTLLSNITGTGRLDAVPSTATFTGDLTMERYIPAGATNWRLLGSAVQGRQVVHWHDDFITAGYPGSHYPNFDNPVGSGDLWPSIRQHDEPTVQGTSLAQGTSGVTSTDPLTPGKGFAVWCGDALTGTAAFTIDLKGPPTIAVAPIPLQVSYTDRGEPTLDGWNLVSNPLPSPIAFSAITRVDVNNEYYVYDPASGNMAHWDGSASVPEDVLNGTIASSQGFWLKATAPGASATVDESAKVAGNEGGVFGGSSFSSIPLVRLGITGSANNFSDQTLVYFGPGGPSFETDDVLKMDFAHQQAPSIATLATTGEALMVNRYGSYDADISIPVAVRTKVNGNSVVTMQVANTVLSCMWLEDLVTGSLTVVTDGAQYSFTHTPSQTFQTRFMLHATAPLALLAEDGTCGPMSGSASVDVGAGPVDVTWTTLEGMVLLEQPGVSGTVVCNGIAEGGYTVRVTSPASICAEVSQDFTIQNNGEAVEAAIMAPGTVLVNEAVQFTGTATANATFLWDFGDGTTSTEAEPEHTYTLPGIYTVTLTATLGDCSTSISTTVDVTFTTDVGSLGDVAIRVWGAQESFVVEHGFEGGLLDIEVIDATGRVWYAQGHPAVSGRIIVPAGGIAPGVWLVRLAHDGRQATFRVPLLR; encoded by the coding sequence ATGCTGTCCACCACGGGCACAACATCAGGCGCCACATCCAGCGCCACGATCGGCTGCACCGGTCAGAACCATCCCGACGTCTGGTACCGCGTGGACTCCGGCGATGCGACCCTGGTGAGCGTGTGGCTCGGCGAGGCGGGTGCGGTGGACCTCGGACTACAGGTCTGGGATGGTTGCGGCGGCAACGTGGTGTATTGCGCCGACGGCCTGTTGCACACCTTCGCCACTTCAACGAACACGACCTATTGGCTGCAGGTATACAGCATGACGACGCATGGCGGCTTCACCATTTGTGTGAGCAAGGTGGACCAGGTGACCTATTACAGCCAGGCGAGCGGCTTTGTGTCCGATCCGATCTGGGACGTGGTGCCCGCCGGTTCTCCGGGTCCGGCCACCTTCACGCCTACCGCCACCATGGTGGTGCAGGCCGGCCATGCAGTGATGCTCGACGGCGGTGTGGACGTGGATGACCTTGCCGTGAACCCCGGCGGTACACTGGAACTGGAGGTGAACAGCACATTCACGGTGCATGGCGACCAGGTGCAACTGGACGGATCCGTGACCGCTGAAGCGGATAGCCGATTGGCATTGATCGGTGCCGCGGCGAACATGCACGGGCTCGCGGCGCAGACCCTGTGGGACCTGCACATCGGCACGCCGGGCGGTACCACGTTGAATTCCCCCCTGCGCATCCAAGGCACCCTGCGGCTGGAGGAGAACGCGGTCATACATGCTGGCGCCGGACTCCTCACCCTGCTGAGCAACATCACCGGTACCGGTCGATTGGACGCGGTGCCGTCCACAGCCACCTTCACCGGCGACCTGACCATGGAGCGGTACATCCCTGCGGGTGCCACCAATTGGCGGCTGTTGGGCAGTGCGGTGCAAGGAAGGCAGGTGGTGCATTGGCACGATGACTTCATCACGGCGGGTTATCCGGGATCGCACTATCCCAACTTCGACAACCCCGTGGGCAGCGGCGACCTGTGGCCGAGCATCCGCCAGCACGATGAGCCCACCGTGCAGGGCACCAGTTTGGCGCAGGGCACCAGCGGCGTCACGAGTACCGACCCACTCACCCCCGGCAAAGGCTTCGCGGTGTGGTGTGGCGATGCGCTCACCGGCACAGCGGCTTTCACGATCGATCTGAAAGGCCCACCCACCATCGCGGTGGCACCCATCCCCTTGCAGGTGAGCTACACCGACCGGGGCGAACCGACCCTCGACGGCTGGAACCTGGTGAGCAACCCGCTGCCCAGTCCGATCGCGTTCAGCGCCATCACACGCGTGGACGTGAACAATGAATACTACGTGTACGATCCCGCCTCGGGCAACATGGCCCACTGGGATGGCAGCGCCAGTGTACCAGAGGACGTGCTCAACGGCACCATCGCCAGCTCTCAGGGCTTCTGGCTGAAGGCCACGGCACCCGGCGCCAGCGCCACGGTGGACGAGAGCGCGAAGGTGGCCGGCAACGAGGGCGGCGTGTTCGGCGGCAGCAGCTTCTCATCCATCCCCTTGGTGCGGCTCGGGATCACAGGGTCCGCCAACAACTTCTCCGACCAGACGCTGGTGTATTTCGGCCCAGGCGGCCCATCCTTCGAAACCGACGATGTGCTGAAAATGGACTTCGCACACCAGCAGGCGCCAAGCATCGCCACCCTGGCCACCACCGGTGAAGCGCTGATGGTGAACCGTTATGGCAGTTACGATGCGGACATTTCGATACCGGTGGCCGTGCGGACGAAAGTGAACGGTAACTCGGTGGTCACCATGCAGGTGGCCAACACCGTGTTGAGCTGCATGTGGCTGGAAGATCTCGTCACTGGCAGCCTCACCGTGGTGACCGATGGCGCGCAATACAGTTTCACGCATACGCCTTCACAGACCTTCCAGACGCGCTTTATGCTGCACGCTACGGCACCCCTGGCGCTCCTGGCGGAGGACGGCACTTGCGGCCCCATGAGCGGCAGCGCCTCCGTGGATGTGGGCGCCGGGCCGGTGGATGTGACCTGGACCACGCTGGAGGGCATGGTGCTTCTGGAGCAACCGGGGGTGAGCGGCACGGTGGTATGCAACGGCATCGCCGAAGGTGGATACACCGTACGTGTGACCTCCCCCGCCTCGATCTGCGCCGAGGTGTCCCAAGACTTCACGATCCAGAACAACGGAGAAGCCGTGGAGGCGGCGATCATGGCACCCGGTACGGTGCTGGTCAATGAAGCCGTGCAATTCACCGGCACCGCCACGGCGAACGCCACCTTCCTGTGGGACTTCGGCGATGGCACCACCAGCACCGAAGCGGAACCCGAACACACCTACACCCTGCCGGGCATCTACACCGTGACACTGACCGCTACGTTGGGTGATTGCAGCACCAGCATCAGCACCACAGTGGATGTGACCTTCACCACGGACGTGGGTTCGTTGGGAGATGTGGCCATACGGGTCTGGGGCGCGCAGGAGAGCTTCGTCGTGGAGCACGGCTTCGAGGGCGGCCTGCTCGATATCGAGGTGATCGATGCCACGGGTCGTGTGTGGTATGCCCAAGGTCATCCGGCCGTGTCGGGCCGGATCATCGTGCCCGCGGGCGGCATCGCGCCTGGCGTATGGCTGGTGCGGCTCGCACATGACGGACGGCAGGCGACCTTCCGCGTGCCGCTGTTGCGCTAA